In Halapricum desulfuricans, a single window of DNA contains:
- a CDS encoding ABC transporter ATP-binding protein, giving the protein MTAIELSGLTKRFGESVTALRGVDLRVDEGEVFGFLGPNGAGKSTTINILLDFVRPTSGTARVLGMDAQRDSQDVRRRTGVLPEGYKVYDRLTARHHVEFVVESKGTSDDPGVILERVGLADAIDRKAGGFSKGMKQRLTLGMALVGDPDLLILDEPSTGLDPSGVQDVRQIVNEEADRGTTVFFSSHILSQVEAVCDRVGILREGELVAVDTIEGLREAAGTQATLQVTADGITDDAIEAVRSLSGVSSVNETDGTLTASVDDGAKMEVVTTLEDHGANVSDFETEEASLEELFMSYTGGER; this is encoded by the coding sequence ATGACCGCTATCGAACTGAGCGGCCTCACCAAGCGATTCGGTGAGTCCGTGACGGCCCTCCGCGGAGTGGATTTGCGGGTGGACGAGGGAGAAGTGTTCGGCTTTCTCGGACCGAACGGCGCGGGGAAGTCAACGACGATCAACATCCTGCTGGATTTCGTCCGTCCGACCTCGGGGACGGCCCGGGTGCTCGGGATGGACGCACAGCGGGATTCACAGGACGTGCGCCGCCGCACCGGCGTGCTCCCCGAAGGCTACAAGGTCTACGATCGGTTGACCGCACGTCATCACGTCGAGTTCGTCGTCGAGTCCAAGGGGACGAGCGACGACCCCGGGGTGATCCTCGAGCGCGTCGGACTGGCCGATGCGATCGACCGGAAGGCGGGCGGCTTCTCGAAGGGGATGAAACAGCGACTCACGCTCGGGATGGCGCTGGTCGGCGATCCAGACCTGCTGATCCTCGACGAGCCCTCGACGGGGCTGGACCCTTCGGGCGTGCAGGACGTTCGCCAGATCGTCAACGAGGAGGCCGACCGCGGGACGACGGTGTTTTTCTCCAGTCACATCCTCAGTCAGGTCGAGGCGGTCTGTGACCGGGTCGGCATCCTCCGGGAGGGGGAACTGGTCGCCGTCGACACGATCGAGGGGCTGCGCGAGGCCGCGGGAACACAGGCGACGCTGCAGGTGACAGCCGACGGGATCACCGACGACGCGATCGAGGCGGTTCGATCGCTGTCGGGCGTCTCGAGTGTGAACGAGACTGACGGCACGCTCACGGCGTCTGTCGACGACGGCGCGAAGATGGAGGTCGTGACGACGCTCGAAGACCACGGCGCGAACGTCTCGGACTTCGAGACGGAGGAAGCGTCGCTCGAGGAGCTGTTCATGTCCTACACGGGAGGCGAACGATGA
- a CDS encoding ABC transporter permease subunit yields MSWIAVARKDFRDAIRSRMFLALAVVFGLFAVAIGGVYGYFDVFRDAGAANQGLILVSFVATPVSLFVTLTAVIIAHKAVVGERANGSLKILLSLPHTRLDVIIGKIVGRSLVLAVPALLSLVVGVGVGAALIGDLAPLPLLALLGAMVVLIVTYVSLMVGLSSMTSSTSLATAGAVGYFVVFELLWGTIGQVILLVRDYNPLDPPNWYFLYQNVPPGSAFNTILGEVLSVLAEAEQTAEQTGAIGQGYDAAYASPWVAAVILLLWIVVPVAIGYWRFSNADL; encoded by the coding sequence ATGAGCTGGATCGCCGTCGCGCGCAAGGACTTCCGGGACGCGATCCGATCGCGGATGTTCCTCGCACTGGCGGTCGTCTTCGGCCTGTTCGCTGTCGCTATCGGCGGCGTGTACGGGTATTTCGACGTGTTCCGTGACGCCGGCGCGGCGAACCAAGGGTTGATTCTCGTGTCGTTCGTCGCGACGCCGGTGTCGCTTTTCGTGACGCTGACGGCCGTCATCATCGCCCACAAGGCGGTCGTCGGCGAGCGGGCCAACGGGAGTCTCAAGATACTGCTCTCGCTCCCGCATACCCGACTCGACGTCATCATCGGGAAGATCGTCGGTCGATCGCTCGTCCTGGCGGTGCCGGCGCTCCTGTCGCTTGTCGTCGGCGTGGGCGTCGGCGCGGCGCTCATCGGAGACCTCGCGCCGCTTCCGCTGCTCGCGTTGCTCGGTGCAATGGTCGTCCTGATCGTGACGTACGTGAGTCTGATGGTCGGCCTGTCGTCGATGACCAGCTCGACGTCGCTGGCTACCGCCGGTGCTGTCGGCTACTTCGTCGTCTTCGAGCTCCTGTGGGGAACGATCGGACAGGTGATCCTGCTCGTCCGTGACTACAACCCGCTCGATCCGCCGAACTGGTATTTCCTCTACCAGAACGTTCCTCCGGGAAGCGCGTTCAACACCATCCTCGGCGAAGTGCTTTCCGTGCTCGCGGAAGCCGAGCAGACGGCCGAACAAACGGGGGCGATCGGTCAGGGCTACGACGCCGCCTACGCGAGTCCCTGGGTCGCAGCGGTGATCCTCCTGCTGTGGATCGTGGTTCCGGTCGCAATCGGCTACTGGCGGTTCTCGAACGCCGACCTATAG
- a CDS encoding ABC transporter ATP-binding protein has translation MGTEGTTPAVSLDGVAKTYQLGEPVHALKGISLEIPRGSYTAVMGPSGSGKSTLMNLIGCLDTPTEGGIFLDGQDVTSVTDRERTRIRGEDVGFVFQTFNLMPRLTARENVALPMVFRGVGRAKRRERAADVLESVGLGDRLDHRPNELSGGQRQRVAIARALVNDPALLLADEPTGNLDTETGEQIMDLFEELYDRGNTILMVTHERPIAEHAERIVHLLDGEIERIEELSGVGR, from the coding sequence ATGGGAACGGAAGGCACGACGCCGGCCGTATCGCTCGACGGCGTCGCCAAGACGTATCAACTCGGGGAGCCCGTTCACGCGCTGAAGGGGATTTCCCTGGAGATTCCCCGCGGCTCCTATACCGCGGTGATGGGACCGAGCGGGTCGGGGAAGTCGACGCTGATGAACCTGATCGGCTGTCTGGATACGCCGACCGAGGGCGGGATCTTTCTCGACGGGCAGGACGTGACGTCGGTCACCGACCGCGAGCGGACGCGGATCCGCGGCGAGGACGTCGGGTTCGTCTTCCAAACGTTCAACCTCATGCCGCGGTTGACCGCCCGCGAGAACGTCGCCCTGCCGATGGTGTTTCGCGGGGTCGGACGCGCGAAGCGTCGCGAGCGGGCGGCCGACGTCCTCGAGTCGGTCGGGCTCGGCGATCGCCTCGACCACCGGCCGAACGAACTCTCCGGGGGCCAGCGCCAGCGAGTCGCCATCGCCCGCGCGCTGGTCAACGATCCTGCGCTTCTGCTGGCCGACGAACCGACCGGGAACCTCGACACCGAGACGGGCGAGCAGATAATGGATCTGTTCGAAGAGCTCTACGACCGGGGGAACACGATCCTGATGGTCACCCACGAGCGGCCGATCGCCGAACACGCCGAACGGATCGTCCACCTGCTCGACGGCGAGATCGAGCGGATCGAGGAGCTGTCGGGGGTCGGCCGATGA